One window of Desulfobacca acetoxidans DSM 11109 genomic DNA carries:
- a CDS encoding DUF6812 domain-containing protein, translating into MKIITRGHMDVRRATLKLSDGSMVTGKINLIQRGETEHRVSDIFVGREEPFVVLFEASMGELINQVLVINKSHIVWVIPEGEKEEGKEEFPDWEQD; encoded by the coding sequence ATGAAGATTATTACCAGGGGCCATATGGACGTACGGCGCGCCACCCTCAAGTTGAGCGACGGCTCGATGGTGACAGGAAAGATCAATCTGATTCAACGGGGTGAAACCGAACACCGGGTCAGCGATATCTTTGTGGGCCGGGAAGAGCCCTTTGTCGTACTTTTCGAGGCCTCCATGGGAGAATTGATCAACCAGGTGCTGGTGATCAATAAAAGCCACATCGTCTGGGTGATACCGGAGGGGGAGAAGGAAGAGGGAAAGGAAGAATTTCCCGACTGGGAACAAGATTAG
- a CDS encoding tetratricopeptide repeat protein, producing MDRDLNLEELASQGDLFLQGRQYESSLINYYKILAQEPLRHDIRYKVGVILLLTGKLAEAEKELAEVLAYQTDLVEAHEALGLVFLQEDKLSEAQHEFRTALALEPRRPLARYFLGVAYLRADNYSQALSEFKQAQASSPNSARIMSDLGWTYFKLKNYDQGLQWLTKAKNLNPNDPKLNRRLGEVYATLNRFPEALAAYRQAGDEAQAYNNIGVHYFVAQRYRKAARCFQKALEMRSTFYQEAKLNLEKALQKLQEEQAGQETVPQSNHQGHNGAQLSRSLPTTPGEDE from the coding sequence GTGGATCGAGATCTGAATCTGGAAGAACTGGCCAGTCAAGGCGATCTTTTTTTACAGGGTCGGCAGTATGAAAGCTCACTCATAAATTATTATAAGATTTTGGCGCAAGAACCACTGCGCCACGATATCCGTTATAAGGTCGGGGTAATATTGCTCCTGACGGGGAAGCTGGCCGAGGCCGAGAAGGAGTTGGCTGAAGTCCTCGCCTACCAGACAGATTTGGTGGAGGCCCATGAAGCCTTGGGTTTGGTTTTCCTGCAAGAGGACAAATTATCAGAAGCCCAGCATGAGTTTCGGACGGCCCTAGCCCTGGAACCCCGACGCCCATTAGCCCGCTATTTTTTGGGCGTGGCGTATCTGCGGGCCGACAACTATTCCCAGGCGCTGAGCGAATTCAAGCAGGCCCAAGCATCATCGCCGAACAGCGCCCGAATCATGAGCGATCTGGGCTGGACCTATTTCAAATTGAAAAATTATGATCAGGGATTGCAGTGGCTTACCAAAGCCAAAAATCTCAACCCTAACGATCCGAAGCTTAACCGCCGATTGGGCGAGGTCTATGCCACCCTGAATAGATTCCCCGAAGCCCTGGCGGCGTATCGCCAGGCAGGGGATGAGGCCCAGGCTTACAATAATATCGGAGTGCATTATTTCGTAGCCCAACGCTACCGCAAAGCAGCCCGTTGTTTCCAGAAGGCCCTGGAAATGCGCAGTACGTTCTATCAGGAAGCCAAACTCAATCTGGAAAAAGCTCTCCAAAAACTCCAGGAAGAGCAGGCCGGACAAGAAACAGTTCCGCAATCTAACCATCAGGGGCATAATGGCGCACAACTATCCAGGAGTCTGCCAACCACGCCCGGAGAAGATGAGTAG
- a CDS encoding tetratricopeptide repeat protein, with amino-acid sequence MKAFQLTIICLGMLLGLAGGCQHRASPTMEMEKKFFSTLRAVPDSERAIRSAHYFKLSGRYDLALQELSTAAENDPANTRLLNVLGSCYDFLGDYAKAQSLYEKALSLDPDNLSAMNNLGYSNYLSGNYKAAEKHFRMVLDRDPNYLLARNNLGLLWCRQGRDDQALALWRKTEGEAPAREKLNQVLAGLGRPTSGPHSPVAPRASSIASLSKDPNLPPERAGDPNRLQPQEPKNTTSRSKNNSSLTLNSDSESSQGEKARPVMAGPPPTKKGGHPKPGPVEKAELVSPAAESEKPPDHEGNGFSALESIKLASYGEIVQESANRSEQQRPSPASRALPLCRAIDAATEETMAPISTRKPKTLESPLIDSTSNDDSPRIAKQQYDVGKPKKKIARPCRFSARRPSKWLQGYLLLVHDPKKMLGARERELVVY; translated from the coding sequence ATGAAAGCTTTTCAATTAACTATTATCTGTCTGGGTATGCTGCTCGGCTTGGCTGGCGGATGTCAGCATAGAGCGTCGCCAACTATGGAGATGGAGAAAAAATTCTTCTCCACCTTGAGAGCTGTTCCCGACAGCGAGCGGGCCATTCGCAGTGCTCATTATTTCAAGCTTTCGGGGCGGTATGATCTGGCACTGCAAGAACTGAGCACCGCCGCTGAGAACGATCCGGCCAATACCAGGCTTTTGAATGTCTTGGGGAGCTGCTATGATTTCCTGGGTGATTACGCCAAAGCTCAATCCCTTTATGAAAAGGCCTTGTCTCTAGATCCGGATAATCTGAGTGCCATGAATAACCTGGGTTACTCCAACTATCTATCCGGCAATTATAAAGCGGCTGAAAAGCATTTCCGGATGGTGCTGGATCGAGATCCAAACTATCTCCTGGCCCGTAATAACCTCGGATTACTCTGGTGCCGGCAGGGCAGGGATGATCAGGCCCTGGCCCTGTGGCGCAAAACCGAGGGCGAAGCGCCGGCCAGAGAAAAATTAAACCAGGTGCTGGCCGGTTTGGGCAGGCCCACGTCTGGCCCTCATTCTCCGGTTGCTCCCCGCGCCTCCTCAATAGCCAGCCTATCTAAAGATCCCAATCTACCGCCGGAAAGAGCAGGAGACCCAAACCGACTGCAGCCGCAAGAACCTAAGAACACCACCTCCCGGTCCAAAAACAATAGCTCGCTCACCCTTAACTCGGATTCCGAATCCTCCCAAGGAGAAAAGGCGCGGCCTGTAATGGCAGGTCCGCCGCCGACCAAAAAAGGCGGCCATCCGAAACCTGGACCGGTGGAAAAGGCCGAGTTAGTCAGTCCTGCGGCAGAATCCGAAAAACCTCCTGATCACGAAGGCAACGGTTTTTCTGCGTTGGAAAGCATCAAACTCGCGAGTTACGGCGAGATTGTTCAGGAATCTGCAAACCGTAGTGAACAGCAACGCCCGTCTCCAGCATCTCGGGCACTCCCCTTGTGCCGGGCTATCGATGCTGCAACGGAAGAGACAATGGCGCCGATCAGCACCCGAAAACCCAAGACCCTCGAGAGCCCCCTTATTGACTCCACCAGCAATGACGATTCACCCCGAATCGCCAAGCAGCAGTATGACGTTGGTAAACCGAAAAAGAAAATAGCGCGACCCTGCCGGTTTTCAGCACGCCGTCCGTCGAAATGGCTGCAGGGATATCTCCTCCTGGTGCACGATCCGAAGAAAATGTTAGGAGCAAGGGAACGCGAGTTAGTGGTCTATTAA
- a CDS encoding type II and III secretion system protein family protein: MLTAIGKGYPRLNAKGLIRFLAAMVLILGSAAVYSPPSVLAAQALLERVKDEDLEQVIRLRVGRSKVLRTSFTISRISVADPEVADIIMISEREVYINGNAPGVTNISLWGKRSFSSAKVTVEADVSLLKEKLFKVLPKEKIAVEAAEDTVVLSGEVSGPVAQETAISLATAFSGGKKDKVVNLLHIGGVQQVMVAVRVAEINRSVGKEMGINFAYSNKAGNFGATLLNSLSILKNIDRNLDSVTAPGVLVNPGVTTSSQQFSSSVNAVFGGLYGSFFWTAFFDVLKKNGLGRILAEPNLVTTSGQEASFLAGGEFPIPVPSGLGTTSIDYKKFGVGLVFTPTVLDNDKIALRINPEVSELDFSSQTTVVVNNFIVPGLKVRRTTTQVEMKDGQTLAIAGLLSDQHRNVVNKYPLLGDLPILGVLFRSSSFQKSETELVILVTPHLVKSQPPGPHRLPTDKYIEPTDLEFYLLGRSEGRDKKPQPPAASPAREITPPGFGHLE; this comes from the coding sequence ATGCTAACTGCCATTGGAAAGGGATATCCAAGATTGAATGCCAAGGGCCTCATACGCTTTCTAGCGGCAATGGTTTTAATTTTGGGCAGTGCCGCCGTGTACTCTCCTCCGTCCGTCTTGGCGGCTCAAGCCCTCCTGGAACGGGTAAAAGATGAGGATTTGGAACAGGTGATCCGGCTACGGGTCGGACGCTCCAAGGTGCTGCGGACTTCTTTTACGATCTCTCGTATATCCGTAGCTGATCCCGAGGTGGCCGATATTATCATGATCTCCGAGCGGGAAGTGTATATCAACGGCAATGCCCCTGGGGTTACCAATATCAGTCTTTGGGGCAAACGAAGTTTTTCCAGCGCCAAGGTAACGGTGGAAGCCGATGTCAGCCTGTTAAAGGAAAAACTCTTCAAGGTATTGCCCAAAGAGAAGATTGCCGTAGAGGCTGCCGAGGATACAGTCGTCTTATCAGGAGAAGTTTCCGGTCCGGTAGCCCAAGAAACCGCCATATCATTAGCCACCGCCTTTTCCGGCGGCAAAAAGGATAAGGTGGTGAACCTTCTCCATATCGGCGGTGTGCAGCAGGTCATGGTGGCGGTGCGGGTAGCGGAGATCAACCGGTCGGTAGGAAAAGAGATGGGCATCAACTTTGCCTATTCCAACAAAGCCGGCAACTTTGGGGCAACCCTCTTAAATAGTTTAAGTATCTTAAAGAACATTGACCGGAATCTCGACTCAGTGACGGCGCCAGGAGTTTTGGTCAATCCCGGAGTTACGACATCCTCGCAACAGTTTTCCAGCTCGGTTAACGCCGTCTTCGGCGGACTCTACGGATCATTTTTCTGGACGGCCTTCTTTGATGTCTTGAAAAAAAATGGTCTGGGACGGATACTGGCCGAACCCAATCTGGTGACCACCAGTGGACAGGAGGCCAGTTTCCTGGCCGGCGGCGAATTTCCCATTCCGGTACCGTCCGGATTAGGAACTACCTCAATAGACTATAAGAAGTTCGGCGTCGGCCTAGTATTCACTCCCACCGTGTTAGACAACGACAAAATTGCCCTGCGCATCAATCCGGAGGTCTCAGAATTAGACTTTTCCAGTCAGACCACGGTGGTAGTAAATAATTTTATAGTACCGGGGCTCAAGGTTCGCCGGACTACCACCCAGGTGGAGATGAAAGACGGCCAGACACTGGCTATCGCCGGCCTGCTGTCGGACCAACACCGCAATGTTGTGAATAAATATCCCTTATTAGGAGATCTGCCCATTCTAGGGGTGCTCTTCCGTTCCAGCAGCTTTCAAAAAAGCGAAACCGAGCTGGTCATCCTGGTAACCCCCCACCTGGTCAAATCTCAGCCCCCCGGACCCCACCGGCTGCCGACTGATAAATACATCGAGCCCACTGATTTGGAGTTTTATCTTCTGGGTCGGAGTGAAGGCCGAGATAAAAAACCACAGCCACCCGCGGCGTCGCCAGCTCGAGAGATCACCCCGCCGGGGTTCGGACATCTGGAATAG
- a CDS encoding dodecin family protein produces MGREQVARVTEIIAESPVGFKEAINVGFTRASKTLRGITGLRVVEQRVSVKDDKIDTYRVRMEVIFILDE; encoded by the coding sequence ATGGGCAGAGAGCAAGTTGCTCGTGTGACGGAGATCATTGCGGAATCTCCTGTGGGCTTTAAAGAAGCCATTAATGTCGGCTTCACCCGAGCTTCCAAGACCTTGAGGGGTATCACCGGTCTCAGGGTTGTGGAACAACGGGTATCGGTAAAGGATGACAAAATTGATACTTACCGGGTGCGCATGGAAGTCATCTTTATTTTGGATGAATAA
- the rtcA gene encoding RNA 3'-terminal phosphate cyclase, producing the protein MLVLDGSYGEGGGQIIRTSLSLAALTGNAIRLDRIRYGRRQPGLRPQHLTAVRALAQVTHAALTGDEIGSTCLTFSPQGIFPGNYTFDVAEKTGSAGSVCLIAQTLLPVLIFADAPSSLIIKGGTHVPWSPPAHYLNAVFLPALREMGLNADLEIIRWGFYPLGGGEIRLRLAPVQELNAIDWTDPPAATDFQGLSAAANLPAHVTRRQMQALQQSLDWPLRILEEKAPSRGKGSFVFLWGPHAGFSALGARGKPAESVALEAAMALKRFLTLRTGVDCRLADQIALYAALAAGVSRFSSEMITSHLLTNIWVIDRFLGQRFAVQGNLGGTGIIMVKGSRGFNR; encoded by the coding sequence ATGCTCGTTCTGGACGGGTCATATGGTGAAGGGGGCGGCCAGATAATTCGTACCTCCCTGTCGCTGGCCGCCCTCACCGGTAACGCCATACGACTGGATCGGATCCGCTACGGTCGAAGGCAACCCGGTCTCAGGCCGCAGCATCTTACTGCCGTCCGCGCCCTGGCCCAGGTTACCCATGCTGCTCTAACCGGAGACGAGATCGGCTCCACCTGCCTCACCTTCTCGCCCCAGGGAATTTTCCCCGGCAACTACACCTTTGATGTCGCTGAAAAAACCGGTAGCGCGGGTTCGGTCTGCTTAATCGCCCAAACACTGCTGCCCGTTCTGATTTTTGCCGATGCGCCTTCTAGTCTGATCATCAAAGGTGGCACTCATGTACCTTGGAGTCCGCCGGCGCATTATCTTAACGCCGTTTTTCTTCCGGCGCTAAGAGAGATGGGCCTGAACGCAGACCTGGAAATAATCCGATGGGGATTTTATCCTTTGGGAGGAGGAGAGATCCGACTGCGGCTGGCACCGGTTCAAGAACTCAATGCCATAGACTGGACCGACCCACCGGCGGCAACGGATTTTCAAGGTTTGTCGGCCGCAGCCAATCTTCCTGCCCACGTTACACGGCGCCAGATGCAGGCTCTGCAACAATCTTTGGATTGGCCCCTGCGTATTTTGGAAGAAAAGGCTCCCAGCCGGGGAAAAGGCAGTTTCGTATTTCTCTGGGGACCGCATGCCGGATTCTCGGCGTTGGGGGCTCGAGGCAAACCGGCCGAGAGCGTCGCGCTTGAAGCGGCTATGGCACTGAAACGTTTTTTAACGCTTAGAACCGGGGTGGACTGCCGTCTGGCAGATCAGATAGCGTTGTATGCCGCCCTGGCCGCAGGTGTCTCCAGGTTCAGCAGCGAGATGATCACGTCTCATCTGCTCACCAATATTTGGGTGATTGATCGGTTTTTAGGCCAAAGGTTTGCAGTGCAGGGTAATCTGGGGGGTACGGGAATAATTATGGTGAAAGGTAGCCGGGGTTTTAATCGGTAA
- a CDS encoding hybrid sensor histidine kinase/response regulator — protein sequence MEKHHGCLNTKVIIDYFQEHFPALTPTLLQDLHPEIEVLPNPQEFLTDINNWVSSDVVIQMFKKARSLSQDDEIAFKIGSYAATKQKFGYVQRIITQAFGNPRLALKKIQVISDKFNRNKTVEVQFIGRCQAVVKFRYFRHIPADEDFCLFNRGILTAMPTIWHLPPGDLEERRCYFHGDDYCEYFCTWEDRSRLKKWLRSVFLPWRLLRDTIQELEKDKEILKRKYDEVHHLNLQLKEKIDQLMSLPETCMAALTAVDLKGLLQVTLNFLIRFAKLDRAGVFLLNEASNHLEIHCGVGIDPTLYEKVKDYKIPVSKVDNVIARVAINGIPVVINDVAHSRLNKGNQLIQLFQPKAFILAPISVRGKVIGVILADRMRCDPHIADIDKELVMNFAHQIAMALDSALMHRRLEISERRYRELVENAYEGIWIIDGQGIIRFANRRLREIIDEEHLEGKELSLFLRGDNSKFLATMLVQNRKGKVAQQELELQTPKGKTISVILSSVPLMEEEQYVGSFAMINDVTSMRKMERQLLQQQKMEAIGALASGWARNFNDILINILILNGLVLADLKPTGPGYNDLKQIEQEVTKGAELIDQLLSFGQRHFSLKPVDLNLLIDKIIKLLRFSHKQMRIHYRPGPQVPAAEVDQGQIEQVLVNVLLMGRPRGAKVQEVAISTEEVVLDEEFCQPYNRLPGPYVYIAFNFPQLVVNAELQGKIFEPFVVSEEVGSEGRPSLASVYSIIKNHQGIIEMDSEAAFGTTFHIYLPVSKKPVQTYQPRPLRFVRGSGVILLVDDEEPVRAIGARILGRLGYKVIPAATGMQAIAIVQERREEIDLVVLDMVMPGLSGRETFYRLREIDPEIKVLLYSAHSMDEDVHLMMEKGALGFIQKPYRIAALSQKIAAMLGGGKTVKPEVIDAEDAGTQPENALRDEWSAVSGQ from the coding sequence ATGGAAAAGCATCATGGATGCCTGAACACCAAGGTAATCATTGATTATTTTCAGGAGCATTTTCCTGCCCTAACCCCTACCCTCCTCCAGGATTTACATCCTGAAATAGAAGTCTTGCCAAATCCGCAGGAGTTCCTCACCGACATCAACAACTGGGTGTCCAGCGACGTGGTCATCCAAATGTTCAAGAAAGCCAGGAGCTTGAGTCAGGATGATGAGATAGCTTTCAAGATCGGCAGCTATGCTGCTACTAAACAGAAATTCGGCTATGTTCAACGGATTATTACCCAGGCCTTTGGCAACCCGCGCCTGGCCTTGAAAAAGATTCAGGTAATCAGCGATAAGTTCAACCGCAACAAGACGGTGGAGGTGCAGTTTATCGGTCGCTGCCAGGCGGTCGTCAAGTTTCGTTATTTTCGCCATATCCCGGCTGATGAAGATTTCTGTCTCTTTAATCGGGGCATCCTGACGGCCATGCCGACCATCTGGCATCTGCCGCCCGGGGATTTAGAGGAAAGGCGCTGTTATTTCCATGGGGATGATTATTGTGAGTATTTTTGTACGTGGGAAGACCGATCGCGCTTAAAGAAATGGCTGCGAAGTGTATTTCTCCCCTGGCGGTTATTGCGGGATACCATCCAGGAGTTGGAGAAAGATAAGGAGATTTTAAAGCGGAAATACGATGAAGTACATCATCTGAATCTGCAGCTCAAGGAGAAGATCGATCAGCTCATGTCTCTGCCGGAAACCTGTATGGCGGCCCTGACTGCGGTTGATCTGAAAGGTCTGCTGCAGGTCACCCTAAATTTCTTAATCAGGTTCGCCAAATTAGATCGGGCCGGGGTTTTTTTACTTAACGAGGCATCAAATCATTTAGAGATCCACTGTGGAGTAGGGATTGATCCAACCCTGTACGAGAAGGTAAAAGATTATAAGATACCGGTTTCGAAGGTGGATAACGTCATTGCCCGGGTTGCCATCAACGGCATCCCTGTCGTTATCAACGATGTGGCCCACAGCCGTTTGAACAAGGGGAATCAGCTCATTCAACTTTTTCAGCCCAAGGCATTCATTCTGGCTCCTATATCGGTGCGCGGCAAGGTCATCGGGGTGATCCTGGCCGACAGGATGCGGTGCGATCCTCATATTGCCGACATCGACAAAGAGCTGGTCATGAACTTTGCCCATCAGATCGCCATGGCTTTAGACAGCGCCCTGATGCATCGTAGACTGGAAATTTCGGAACGGCGATATCGGGAACTGGTGGAGAACGCCTACGAAGGAATCTGGATCATTGACGGACAGGGGATTATTCGGTTTGCTAATCGCCGTCTGCGGGAGATTATCGACGAAGAACATCTTGAGGGGAAAGAGCTCTCTCTCTTCCTGAGGGGTGATAACAGCAAGTTTTTAGCCACCATGCTAGTACAGAACCGCAAGGGCAAGGTGGCACAGCAGGAACTGGAACTCCAGACGCCGAAAGGCAAGACAATATCAGTTATTTTGAGTTCAGTACCTCTCATGGAAGAGGAGCAATATGTCGGGTCTTTTGCGATGATTAACGATGTTACCTCCATGAGAAAGATGGAGCGGCAGTTGCTGCAACAGCAGAAGATGGAGGCCATCGGTGCTCTAGCATCGGGGTGGGCTCGAAATTTCAATGATATATTGATCAATATCCTGATACTCAACGGTCTGGTACTGGCCGATCTGAAGCCGACGGGGCCGGGTTATAATGACCTCAAACAGATTGAGCAGGAAGTAACCAAAGGCGCTGAACTGATTGACCAGTTATTATCGTTTGGACAACGGCATTTCAGTCTTAAACCGGTGGACCTGAATCTGCTTATCGACAAGATCATCAAACTGCTGCGATTTTCCCACAAACAGATGCGGATTCATTACCGACCGGGGCCACAAGTGCCGGCTGCTGAAGTTGACCAGGGGCAGATTGAACAGGTTTTGGTCAATGTATTGTTGATGGGGAGGCCCCGAGGCGCCAAGGTTCAGGAGGTCGCCATCAGCACCGAGGAAGTTGTTTTGGATGAGGAATTCTGTCAACCTTACAACCGGTTGCCCGGCCCCTATGTATATATTGCGTTTAATTTTCCGCAGTTGGTCGTAAATGCCGAGTTGCAGGGGAAGATTTTTGAACCTTTTGTGGTGTCGGAAGAAGTAGGGAGTGAGGGCCGGCCTTCTCTGGCCTCGGTGTATTCTATTATTAAAAATCACCAGGGCATTATTGAAATGGACAGTGAGGCTGCTTTTGGCACCACATTCCACATCTATCTGCCGGTCTCGAAGAAGCCGGTGCAAACTTATCAGCCGCGCCCGCTGCGGTTTGTGAGGGGTTCCGGGGTCATTCTGTTGGTAGACGACGAGGAACCGGTGCGGGCTATAGGCGCCCGGATTTTAGGTAGACTGGGATATAAGGTTATCCCGGCGGCCACCGGGATGCAGGCAATTGCCATCGTGCAGGAGCGTCGGGAGGAAATTGACCTGGTGGTATTGGATATGGTTATGCCCGGCCTGAGCGGGCGGGAAACCTTTTACCGGTTGAGAGAGATCGACCCGGAAATCAAGGTACTGCTCTACAGTGCACACAGCATGGATGAAGATGTGCACCTGATGATGGAGAAAGGGGCCTTGGGATTCATTCAGAAACCATATCGCATTGCCGCCCTGTCACAGAAAATTGCGGCCATGTTAGGGGGCGGCAAAACGGTCAAACCGGAAGTAATCGATGCAGAAGATGCAGGAACGCAGCCGGAGAATGCCCTCAGGGATGAGTGGTCTGCGGTCAGTGGTCAGTAA
- a CDS encoding lysophospholipid acyltransferase family protein, whose amino-acid sequence MQNILNRSPKKRLNLSKFCQMHLSRSLARRVPFPVSRFYLSCIGKLYYLLNPQERDLICHAITQVFEPRMPQSALSGLIARTFRGIFTHYQEKLFLAYAPVNRVKAELQQRLQIRGATELKNALDRGCGVILATGHFGAVEFLPGALALQGWPTAIIVRPQTKELAASLTSRAALINLKLIFPEHGKVLPAALKSLREGRILITECDEFEQWRLNPEQPVDFLGFHLPSDRTLNVLQKRSGAPVLTALVRREPKRQYCVQLAGVPAFSSTRETSALCLHRLQEEIFRHPEQWYQWKEFGRFIAALPAHCPPPTAYRSLSAVPCALNCAVLTTQGG is encoded by the coding sequence ATGCAAAACATCCTTAACCGCTCGCCCAAGAAGCGACTCAACCTCAGCAAGTTTTGTCAGATGCACCTTAGCCGGTCTCTGGCCCGCCGCGTTCCTTTCCCAGTCTCCCGCTTCTACCTTTCCTGTATCGGGAAGTTGTACTACCTGCTGAATCCCCAGGAGCGTGATCTCATCTGCCATGCCATCACCCAGGTCTTTGAGCCGCGCATGCCGCAGTCCGCTTTATCAGGGCTTATTGCCCGCACCTTCCGCGGCATCTTCACCCATTATCAGGAAAAGCTCTTTTTGGCCTATGCCCCGGTGAATCGCGTGAAGGCGGAATTACAGCAGCGTCTGCAGATCCGGGGCGCAACCGAGCTAAAGAACGCCCTGGACCGCGGTTGCGGGGTCATCCTGGCCACCGGACATTTCGGTGCCGTGGAATTTCTGCCCGGTGCCCTGGCACTTCAGGGCTGGCCGACGGCGATCATTGTCCGGCCGCAAACCAAGGAACTGGCCGCCTCTCTGACGTCTCGGGCGGCTCTCATCAATCTCAAACTGATTTTTCCCGAGCATGGCAAGGTCCTGCCCGCAGCCCTAAAGTCCCTCCGGGAAGGCCGGATTCTGATTACCGAGTGTGACGAATTTGAACAATGGCGGCTCAACCCGGAGCAGCCCGTGGATTTTTTGGGCTTCCACCTCCCGAGTGATCGCACCCTGAACGTTTTACAGAAGCGCTCCGGGGCGCCGGTGCTTACGGCCTTGGTCCGACGGGAACCGAAGCGGCAATACTGTGTGCAGCTTGCCGGGGTACCCGCCTTCTCTTCCACACGCGAGACGAGTGCTCTTTGTTTGCATCGCCTCCAGGAAGAGATCTTCAGACATCCCGAACAATGGTACCAGTGGAAAGAGTTCGGCCGATTTATTGCGGCCTTGCCAGCCCATTGCCCACCGCCCACTGCCTACCGTTCACTGTCCGCTGTCCCCTGTGCATTGAATTGTGCGGTGCTGACCACTCAAGGAGGGTAG
- the fabF gene encoding beta-ketoacyl-ACP synthase II — protein sequence MLSGKIINLRRVVVTGMGLVTPLGNSLSDSWKKLVAGCSGIAQVTKFAADLQEFCQRYKIPEDFPLIAGEVKDFDFKARMLSAKPDLTKEDLKLAKYTDSFTQYALTASYEALAQSRLDPSVEDPERLGTIIATGMGGVASWEEACRKFDQEGVKRVSPFMVPKLLPNLAAGNVAISIGAQGPNTALSSACAAGGQAIGAAFRSIQLGEADIMLAGGAEAALTPLTVAGFYRMGALATGFNDRPEAASRPFDQEHAGFVLAEGAGIMVLEELTHALNRNAPIFAELSGFGMCGDGHHITDPDLKGAIRCMRRAMQDAGIEPREIDYLNPHATSTPVGDRNEARAISQLFPQQPAVSATKSLTGHLLGAAGAVEAIFTVLSVHQEVIPPSLNLVEIDPDCAGLSLVAGEAQNRTVRYALSNSFGFGGTNAALLFKRYPSWIL from the coding sequence ATGTTAAGCGGCAAGATTATCAATCTTCGAAGGGTCGTAGTAACCGGTATGGGTCTGGTAACCCCTTTGGGAAACTCCCTGTCTGATTCCTGGAAAAAATTAGTGGCCGGCTGCTCGGGAATTGCTCAGGTAACGAAGTTCGCCGCCGACCTGCAGGAATTTTGTCAACGGTATAAAATTCCTGAAGACTTTCCACTCATCGCCGGTGAAGTAAAAGACTTCGATTTTAAGGCCCGGATGCTATCAGCTAAACCTGACCTGACTAAAGAAGACCTGAAACTGGCCAAGTACACCGATAGTTTCACCCAATATGCCCTGACCGCCAGTTATGAGGCCTTGGCGCAGTCCCGGTTGGATCCCTCAGTCGAAGACCCGGAGCGCCTCGGCACTATCATCGCTACGGGCATGGGCGGCGTCGCCAGTTGGGAAGAAGCCTGCCGAAAGTTTGATCAAGAAGGGGTGAAGAGGGTTTCTCCTTTCATGGTTCCCAAACTGCTACCCAACCTGGCTGCCGGGAACGTAGCCATCAGCATTGGCGCCCAGGGACCCAATACCGCCCTATCCAGTGCCTGTGCCGCCGGCGGGCAGGCCATCGGCGCCGCCTTTCGATCTATTCAACTGGGCGAGGCCGATATCATGCTGGCCGGAGGGGCGGAAGCGGCACTGACGCCTCTGACCGTGGCGGGTTTCTATCGTATGGGTGCCTTGGCCACCGGTTTTAACGACCGTCCGGAAGCCGCCAGCCGACCCTTTGATCAAGAGCACGCCGGGTTTGTCCTGGCTGAGGGGGCTGGCATCATGGTGCTGGAAGAGTTAACCCACGCCTTAAACCGGAATGCTCCTATATTCGCTGAGTTGAGCGGCTTTGGCATGTGTGGCGATGGTCACCACATTACCGATCCCGATCTCAAAGGTGCTATCCGGTGTATGCGCCGGGCGATGCAGGATGCTGGCATAGAGCCCCGTGAGATCGACTATCTCAATCCCCACGCCACTTCGACGCCGGTAGGAGACCGAAATGAGGCCCGGGCTATCAGCCAACTCTTTCCTCAGCAGCCTGCCGTCAGCGCCACCAAATCTTTGACCGGTCATCTCTTGGGAGCTGCCGGGGCTGTGGAGGCCATTTTTACTGTGTTGTCGGTGCACCAGGAGGTGATACCGCCATCCCTGAACCTCGTGGAAATCGATCCGGATTGTGCCGGTCTGTCCCTGGTAGCAGGTGAGGCTCAGAACCGAACGGTTCGTTACGCTCTCTCTAATTCCTTCGGCTTCGGCGGCACAAACGCGGCGTTATTGTTCAAGAGATATCCGTCATGGATTCTTTAA